TGCTTATGTTTTAAGTGAATTTGGATTCGAAACTACAATCGCTGAAAACATTGTGATTGAAGAGATGGACTCTGTAGTTGCATCATTTAAAGAGAATATTGAAGAGGCTGATGTTGTTTTGTTTTACTTTGCAGGTCATGGATTTCAAGTTGAAGGCAGGAACTATTTAGCTACTATAGATACTGCGAGCAGTGATATATATTCTCTTAAAAGAACATCATTTGAACTCAATAGTATTTTGGAGATGTTTGATAATTGTGAGGCTAGAACAAAAATAATAATTTTGGACGCTTGCAGGAATAATCCTTTGGTGGATCGTTTCGTGGTGAAGCAACTACTACATTTGCTCCTATAAATGCTCCCAAAGGTTCTATTATTGCTTTTGCTATGTCACCAGGAGAAAAAGCAGAAGATGGTGAAGGTAGAAATGGATCGTATACTGAGGTTTTATTAGCACACATTAAAACGCCAGATTTAAGTATAGAGGATTTGTTTAAAAGAGTTAGGAATTCACTCAATATAAAAACAAATGGTAAGCAAACATCATGGGAACATATGTCATTGATAGGGGAGTTTTGTTTCAATTATGGATATGTTTCAGGAGAGTATTCTATAAAATACTCAAAAAATGCTCTAGTAGACTCTAGATTTTCTATTGAGGATAATAAACTGGGTGAAATTATTGAGAGTCTAAAAAGTCATAATTGGTATGTACAAAATCCGGCTATTTCTAAAGTTAGAAAGATTGATTTAACAGATTTCAAAATTGATTCAATTTTTGTTCTAGGTAGAAACATATATCAAGCGGCTTGTGGAAAGGCTAGTGCAGCGGTGGAGTATATTAATGATTTATATGTTGAACTTAAATTATTGGA
This region of Alphaproteobacteria bacterium genomic DNA includes:
- a CDS encoding caspase family protein, with translation MIKNALVVGNSEYECMEKLKNPVNDTIDIAYVLSEFGFETTIAENIVIEEMDSVVASFKENIEEADVVLFYFAGHGFQVEGRNYLATIDTASSDIYSLKRTSFELNSILEMFDNCEARTKIIILDACRNNPLVDRFVVKQLLHLLL